A segment of the Euzebya sp. genome:
ACCGTGGGGACGGGGTCGCCCGCCGGGAGGTCCGCGAGATCGTCGCGGTCATGCCGAACGTCGGCGACGTCTTCGCGACCGAGCCGCTGTTCACGCGACCGGACGGGCCGGGGACGCCGCTCGAGTGGACCGGCGTGCTGCCTACGTCCATCGCCCGGTTCGAGCGTCACCTGCCGGCCGGCACCACGCTCCGGTCGGTGCTGGCCGGCGACCGCGACCACGCGGCCGAGGCCGGCTGGGACGCCGACGCACCGGTCGACGCCGGGGTGTCGCGGCCGTGATCGCCGTGGCGGTCGTCTCGACGGCGCTGTTCGCGGGTCTCGCGGTCGCGGGTGCCGCGGGCCAGCTCCCGCAGCTCGCCCGGGCTCGTGCCCCGCGCGGGCCGGGCCGGCTGGCCCGCCTGATCGTCCGGGCCGGTGTGGACGCCACCCCGCCGCAGGTCGTGGCAGTCAGCGCGCTGGCCGCGGTCGTGATCGCGATCGCCGTCGCCGCGACCACCCCCGTCGTCGTCCTGGCCGCCGTGCCCGCCGCCCTGGCGGGCGCCGCACCGACCGCGCTGCTGCGACGCCGGGCGCGCAGCCGGATCGCGGCGATCCGCCAGGCCTGGCCGGACGCCCTCGCGATGATCAGCGGGACGGTGCGCGGCGGTCGGCCCCTCAGCCACGCCCTCATCGACGTGTCCCTCTCCGGGCCGCCCGCGCTGCGCGACCCGCTGTCCGGGCTGGCGGCGCGGATCCAGACCGTCGGGTTGGTCCCGGCCCTCCAAGCGGTGCGGGACGCGGTCGCCGAGCCGGTCACCGACCGCGTGGTCGAGGTGCTGGTCCTGGCGCACACCGAGGGCGGCAGGATCGCCATCGAGGTCGTGGACGACCTCGCGGTCGCGGTGGCCGACGAGGTCGCCGCGGTGGAGGAGACCGAGACGCTGGCCCTCGAGGGCAAGCTCAACGCCCGCGTGGTGTTCGCGCTCCCCTGGATCGTGCTGGTCCTGCTGACGGCCGGCGCCGGACCGTTCCAGGACTTCTACACGTCCCCGGCCGGCGCGGCGGTCATCGGGATCGGCGCGGTGCTCAGCCTGAGCGGCATCGCGGTCGCCACCGCGCTGTCGTCGGTGCCGGAGCAGCCACGGGTCCTCGTCCGCGGCGGGGAGCAGCCGTGACCGGCCCGCTGACGGCCGTCGCGGTCGTCGCGACCGGGGTGTTCGTGGTGGCCGCCGCCGTCGTGGTGCACCCGCCCCGGCGGCGGCTCGCCGGACGGGTGCGGCCGTACGCCGCCGCGGCGCTGTCCCGATTGGGGCGGCCGGTCGGTGACATCCCGGTCCTCCGGCCGAGCGCGACCGGTCCGGGCGTGCGGGGTCGACTGGTCGCCGCGCTGCACGGCGGCGCAGACGACCCCCTCTTGCGGGCGCGGCTGGCCCAGTCCGGCCGCTACGACGTGCCGGCCGCCCACCTGATCGGCGAGCACCGCTACCGCCAGGTGCTCGCGGGGCTCCTCGGCGGCGGGCTCGCCATCGGCGTCGCACTGGTCGCGTCGTGGCCCACCGGCGGTGCGCTGGCGTTCGGCGTGCTCGGTGTCGTCGCCGGCGCCATGCGCCCCACCGCGGAGGTGGACCGCGCGATCGAGCGGCGTCGCCAGCGCCTGCGGGCGGAGATCCCGCCGCTGTGCCAGCTCATCGCCGTGCGCCTGCGCGCGAACGGATCGGTGGTGACCGCGCTGTCGGAGACCCTCGCCGGAACCCGCGGGGTCCTGACCGACGAGCTGGCCGACGCGCTGGCCCAGCACCGCGCCGGACGACCGCTCGACGAGGCCCTCGACGCGGTCGCCATGGCGACCCCCGAGCCGGAGGCCGCACGGGTCCACCGCCTGCTGTCGGGTGCGATCCGCCACGGCCTGGACGCCGCACCCGAGCTGCTCCGGCTGTCCCGCGACACCCGCGCGGGTGCGCTGACCCGGTTGCGCCGGGACGCCACCCGCCGACGCGCCGCCCTGCTGGTCCCC
Coding sequences within it:
- a CDS encoding type II secretion system F family protein codes for the protein MTGPLTAVAVVATGVFVVAAAVVVHPPRRRLAGRVRPYAAAALSRLGRPVGDIPVLRPSATGPGVRGRLVAALHGGADDPLLRARLAQSGRYDVPAAHLIGEHRYRQVLAGLLGGGLAIGVALVASWPTGGALAFGVLGVVAGAMRPTAEVDRAIERRRQRLRAEIPPLCQLIAVRLRANGSVVTALSETLAGTRGVLTDELADALAQHRAGRPLDEALDAVAMATPEPEAARVHRLLSGAIRHGLDAAPELLRLSRDTRAGALTRLRRDATRRRAALLVPTVGILAPLMLLFIAAPLPGLILGR
- a CDS encoding type II secretion system F family protein — protein: MIAVAVVSTALFAGLAVAGAAGQLPQLARARAPRGPGRLARLIVRAGVDATPPQVVAVSALAAVVIAIAVAATTPVVVLAAVPAALAGAAPTALLRRRARSRIAAIRQAWPDALAMISGTVRGGRPLSHALIDVSLSGPPALRDPLSGLAARIQTVGLVPALQAVRDAVAEPVTDRVVEVLVLAHTEGGRIAIEVVDDLAVAVADEVAAVEETETLALEGKLNARVVFALPWIVLVLLTAGAGPFQDFYTSPAGAAVIGIGAVLSLSGIAVATALSSVPEQPRVLVRGGEQP